Part of the Streptomyces antimycoticus genome, GGTGGTCGGCGCGGACCCGGGAGCTGGCGGTGGTGGCCACGCCGACGACGTCGATCAGGTCCTTCAGCCCCATCGGGATGCCGCGCAGCGGGCCGCGTGAGCGGCCGGCCGCGATGTCGTCCGCGGCCTTGCGTGCCGCGTGGCGCGCCCGCTCGGCGGTCACCGTGGCGTAGGCGTTCAGGTGGGGTTCCAGCCGCTCGACGCGCTCCAGGACGGAGTCCACCAGCTCGACCGGGGACAGCCGCCCGGCCCGGATCGCGGCGGCGGCCGCAGTGAGGGACAGTTCATACGGCTGCAACGTGCTGCTCCTCTCGCGCACGGTAGGCGGGGGCGGGCGGGGTGTCACCGAAGTCGAGTTCGCGCAGGACGGCGACGACCGAGTGGATGTGATTGGCGGTGGCCGCCGCCGCGGCGTGGCGCTCGGGCGGCAGCGGGAGCCCGGCCCGGGCGGCCCAGCGGGCCGCTTCCGGAGGGGTGAGTTCAGCAGCGGACATGGCGTCTCCCTCATGGACCGGAGAAGCGGAGCGATTCCGAGAGGAGTGACCCCGGCGATCCCCGGCGACCCCGAAACAAAAGCTAACGGTTTGCGTTAGTCGACTGTAGGACCTACAGTCCCTTAAAGCAAATGCGTCGCTTTTAGCGGGAAGGAGTCCCATGCCCAGCGCCACCTCCGGCGCCCCCGCGCAGTGCCCCTACACAGCCGTCCCCCTCCGCGAGACCACGGCCGGCCGCACCGCGCCCCTCCGCGAGACCACGGCGAACCGCACCGCGCCCCTCGTCCTCTACGCGTCGGTCCTCACGACCCTCCTGGCCGCGTCCAGCGCCCCCACCCCGCTGTACCCGCTCTACCAGAACCAGTGGGGCCTGTCCGCGCTCACCATCACGGTGATCTTCAGCGCCTACTCCCTGACCCTCCTGCTGGCCCTGCTCACCGTCGGAGCCCTCTCCGACCACCTGGGACGGCGCCCCGTCCTGGTGGGCGCGCTGGTCCTGGAGGCCGTGTCCATGGTGCTGCTGGCCACGGCGGACGGCGCCGGAGCGCTGATCGCCGCCCGGGTCCTGCAAGGAGCGTCCACCGGCGCGGCCACCAGTGCTTCGGGAGCGGCGCTCCTCGACCTCGACGACCCGCTGCGCCCCGGCCGATCGGCCCTGACCAACAGCATCACCCCGGTGGCCGGCATGGCCGGCGGCGTGCTCGTCTCGACCCTCCTCATCCCCCTCTCCCCCGCGCCCACGGTCACCGTCTACCTGCTGCTGGCCGCACTGTTCGTGGCGCAGGCGGCCGCGGTCGCCTTCACCGCGGAGAGCGGGCACCGACGCCCCGGCGCGCTGCGGTCGCTGCTCCCGCGGCTCGGCGTGCCGCCCTCGGCCCGCCGCGCGCTGCTGACCGTGGGCACGGGTGTCGTCGCGGTCTGGGCGCTCGGCGGTCTCTACTCCTCCCTGGGACCCGCGCTCGTACGCCTTGTGGCCCCCGGCACTCCCCGTACGGCGGGCGGAATGGTGTTCTTCACCGTCAGCGCCGCCGCCGCGCTCACCGTATGGACCCTGCGGCGCACGGCGCCGACCACCGCCGCCACCGGCGGCTGCCTGGCCGTCATCCCCTCCGCCGCCCTGAGCCTGGGCGCCCTGCACGGCGCCGGACCGCTCGCCCTGTTCGGCGGCGCGGCCCTGGCGGGCATCGCCTTCGGCGCCGTCTCCCAAGGGGCGCTGCGGATGATGCTCGGCTCGCTCGACGAGCGGGACCGGGCCACCACAGTGGCCGCCTACTACGTCCTGAGCTATCTGGCGATGAGCCTGCCCGCCATCGCCGCGGGCGCCGCCACCCAGCACTACGGGCTCCGCATCGCCTCCTACGCCTACGCCGTCGGCGCCGCCGTCCTCGCGGCCGCGGCGGTGGCGGCACTCACCGCGTCACCGCGCGACGCACTCCCCCGCTAGAGACCAAGGAAACGACGGACCATGCACACAGCGCACAGCATCGAGACTCCCTTCTGGACCGTGGGCGACCTCACCGTCCACCGCATCGACGAGGTGCTCCTGCCGCCGCAGACCGGGCCGTGGCTGCTGCCCGACGCCACCACGGACGTGGTCACGCAACAGGACTGGCTGCGCCCGGACTTCGCCGATCAGGAGGGCATCCTGCGCCTCGACAGCCACAGCTTCGCCTTCGAGGTGAGCGGACTGAAGGTGCTCGTCGACACCGGCATCGGCAACGGCAAGACACGGGCCAACCCCGCCTGGCACGATCTGCACACCGACTACCTGGAGCGTCTGACCGCCGCCGGATTCCCCCCGGAATCGATCGACCTGGTGATCCTCACCCATCTGCACACCGATCACGTCGGCTGGAACACCCACGAGGTGGACGGCGCATGGGTGCCCACCTTCCCCCATGCGCGCTACCTCACCTCCCGCGCCGAACGGGAGTTCTGGGCGAGCTACGACATGGACGAGCCGCGCGCGCAGATGTTCCGTGACTCCGTGACCCCGATCGAGGAAGCGGGACTGCTCGACCTGGTCGACGTCCTGACCGAGGGCACCGAGGTCGCCCCCGGGCTGCGGCTGATCCCCACGCCCGGCCACACTCCCGGCCATATCGCCCTCCAGCTCACCAGCCGCGACAAGACGGCGCTGATCACCGGCGACTGCATCCACCACCCCGTCCAGCTCGCCCACCCCACCATCGGCTCATGCGTCGACATCGCCCCCGAGCAGTCCGAGGCCACCCGCCGCGAACTCCTCGGCTCCCTCGCCGATACGGACACACTCCTGCTCGGCACCCACTTCCCGCCGCCCACCGCCGGCCGTGTGATCACCCACGACAACACCTACCGGCTCTCGCCCGTGCGCCCGGACGCACGGTGACGACGGGACGTACATCGAGCGCGGCCCACTCCATCAGGGCACCCCATCAGCCCAGCTCCGGCCCGCGGTACTCGCTCATCGCGTCGATGAGCCAGCGCGCCAGGTAGTCGGCGAACGAGGACCGGGGAACAGCCGGTAGGTCGGGGCGCCGTCGACCTGCCAGAGCAGCACCGCGACGGGCCCCACCGTGGTCGACACCGCGTGGCCGGGCCGAAGGCCCGCGGGTGCAGGTCCAGCGGGCAGCCCTTCTCCAGCACCTGCCGAGCGGCCGGGCCGCTCAGCTCCAGCGTGGTGCGGTTCGCCGAGACGTCCACGACCGAGCCCGGATCCGCTCCGAGTGCCGCCCGCAACTCGGCGACCACGGCGGTCGCGTCGACCCTGTCGGCCGGGGAGAGCACGAGCCATTCGTCGGGTCCGAGCCAGAGAACCGTGTGCGAACCCGAGGCGGTGGTGTGGCCGCACTGCCGCGGAAGTGGCGCCCCCAGGGACTCCTCGATGCGGACGGCCGCTGCGGAGGCGGGGTCGACGCGCAGGTTCACCATGGTGCGAAACGGCCACTCGGTCAGCGTGACGCCCCGGGGGCCGGTGACGGTGGCGGTGCGCATCCGCTCCACCAGATGGGCCAGGGGGCTGGTGCGCAGCGCCACCGGGCCCGCGCCCGCGACTGCCCCTGCGCCTGCGCCTGCGGCGTTCGTCGGCTCAGCCATCTCGCCTGGTCCCTTCGGGGTCGTAGAGGACGGTGTCGGCCACCAGGACGGGCACCAGGTCCTCGCCCACCGGGGCGAGCAGGGTCTCGCCGATCCGTGCCCGCCCGTCGGCGACGAGGGCGAGGGCGAAGGGGCGGCCGAGGGCCGGGCTGTGGTAGCTGGAGGTGACGTGGCCGAGCATCGGCACCGGCCCGGCCTCGGGGGTGAGGGGCACGTTCGGCGCGATGAGCTGGGTGCCCTCGGGCAGCCGGGTCCGCCGATCGCTCGGCAGCAGGCCGACCAGCTGCTTGCGATCGGTGCGGGAGGTGTCGGCGCGGGAGTACGAGCGGTTTCCGATGAAGTCCTTGCGCCGGGAGACCACCCAGGACATGCCCGCGTCCTGCGGGGTGACGGTGCCGTCGGTGTCCTGGCCGACGATGATGTAGCCCTTCTCGGCCCGCAGCACGTGCATGGTCTCGGTGCCGTACGGGGTGATGTCGTACGGTCGGCCGATCGCGTACACCTCCTCCCAGACCGCCGGGCCGTACCACCCGGATACGTTGATCTCGTAGGCGAGTTCACCGGAGAAGGAAATCCGGCAGATGCGGGCGGGGATACCGGAGGCCAGGGTGGTCTCGCGGAAGGCCATGAACGGGAAGGTCTCGTTCGACAGGTCGACCTCGGGCGCGAGATGGGCCACGACCTCGCGCGACTGAGGGCCGACGACCGCGATCGTCGCCCACTGCTCGGTCACCGAGGTGCAGTGGACATCGAGGTCGGGCCATTCGGTCTGCAGCCACTCCTCCAGCCACTCCAGGACGGCGGCGGCGCCACCGGTCGTGGTGGTTGTGAAGTAGCGGTTCTCGTCGAGGCGCAGCGTGACACCGTCATCGAAGATCATCCCGTCGGGCTTGCACATCACGCCGTAGCGGGCCATGCCGGGCTTCAGCTTCTTGAAGGCGTTGGTGTAGACGCGGTTGAGGAACTCACCCGCGTCCGCGCCCCAGATCTCGATCT contains:
- a CDS encoding sarcosine oxidase subunit gamma; this encodes MAEPTNAAGAGAGAVAGAGPVALRTSPLAHLVERMRTATVTGPRGVTLTEWPFRTMVNLRVDPASAAAVRIEESLGAPLPRQCGHTTASGSHTVLWLGPDEWLVLSPADRVDATAVVAELRAALGADPGSVVDVSANRTTLELSGPAARQVLEKGCPLDLHPRAFGPATRCRPRWGPSRCCSGRSTAPRPTGCSPVLVRRLPGALAHRRDERVPRAGAGLMGCPDGVGRARCTSRRHRASGRTGESR
- a CDS encoding MBL fold metallo-hydrolase, which codes for MHTAHSIETPFWTVGDLTVHRIDEVLLPPQTGPWLLPDATTDVVTQQDWLRPDFADQEGILRLDSHSFAFEVSGLKVLVDTGIGNGKTRANPAWHDLHTDYLERLTAAGFPPESIDLVILTHLHTDHVGWNTHEVDGAWVPTFPHARYLTSRAEREFWASYDMDEPRAQMFRDSVTPIEEAGLLDLVDVLTEGTEVAPGLRLIPTPGHTPGHIALQLTSRDKTALITGDCIHHPVQLAHPTIGSCVDIAPEQSEATRRELLGSLADTDTLLLGTHFPPPTAGRVITHDNTYRLSPVRPDAR
- a CDS encoding MFS transporter, whose amino-acid sequence is MPSATSGAPAQCPYTAVPLRETTAGRTAPLRETTANRTAPLVLYASVLTTLLAASSAPTPLYPLYQNQWGLSALTITVIFSAYSLTLLLALLTVGALSDHLGRRPVLVGALVLEAVSMVLLATADGAGALIAARVLQGASTGAATSASGAALLDLDDPLRPGRSALTNSITPVAGMAGGVLVSTLLIPLSPAPTVTVYLLLAALFVAQAAAVAFTAESGHRRPGALRSLLPRLGVPPSARRALLTVGTGVVAVWALGGLYSSLGPALVRLVAPGTPRTAGGMVFFTVSAAAALTVWTLRRTAPTTAATGGCLAVIPSAALSLGALHGAGPLALFGGAALAGIAFGAVSQGALRMMLGSLDERDRATTVAAYYVLSYLAMSLPAIAAGAATQHYGLRIASYAYAVGAAVLAAAAVAALTASPRDALPR